The Amycolatopsis sp. DG1A-15b genome window below encodes:
- a CDS encoding fatty acyl-AMP ligase, whose protein sequence is MSRFVDTLVATATERGQQRGMVTGEPKEPVRRTWAEVHEEARRIAGGLVAGGFERGTAVGVLAAAPVLIAPTVQAVWLAGGSVTMLHQPTPRTDLAEWAEDTVRVLGMIGSGLVLLGEPFDQLAPVLEQKGIGFKLITELAAAEPLPDVVTTDEGDTALLQLTSGSTADPKAVRITYGNLYSNVKAMVERAEFDFDVDVMVSWLPTFHDMGMVGFLTVPMTFGVELVKITPVEFLSGPLIWPELITKYHGTTTAAPNFAYAIVGRRMARVDSDDAYDLSKLRIALNGAEPIDETAVQTFVDAGARFKMPAECVFPAYGMAEATLAVSFAPLFTGLTLDVVEADALEADNRAVPVPEGDPRRGTDGVRSFALLGRPLDGLEAEIVNDAGERVGEREVGEIRLRGEAVTPGYLTMDGPLDTQDAEGWLNTGDLGYLVDGQIVICGRRKDVIIMGGRNLYPTDIERAATSVDGVRAGNAVAVRLDAGSRRERFAVVVESKLAGDAEAEKNLMKQVSARVRDAVDMRPYAVVVLPAGSLPKTPSGKVKRAATAQQFADRIKKNADA, encoded by the coding sequence ATGAGCAGGTTCGTGGACACGCTCGTCGCCACCGCGACGGAGCGAGGTCAGCAGCGTGGCATGGTCACCGGGGAGCCGAAGGAGCCGGTCCGGCGGACCTGGGCCGAGGTGCACGAAGAAGCCCGGCGGATCGCCGGCGGGCTCGTCGCGGGCGGGTTCGAGCGCGGGACGGCGGTCGGGGTGCTGGCCGCCGCGCCGGTGCTGATCGCGCCGACCGTGCAGGCCGTCTGGCTGGCCGGTGGCAGCGTCACCATGCTGCACCAGCCGACCCCGCGCACCGATCTCGCCGAGTGGGCCGAGGACACCGTGCGGGTGCTCGGGATGATCGGCTCCGGCCTCGTGCTGCTGGGCGAGCCGTTCGACCAGCTGGCGCCCGTGCTGGAGCAGAAGGGCATCGGGTTCAAGCTCATCACCGAGCTGGCCGCCGCCGAACCGCTGCCGGACGTCGTCACCACCGACGAGGGCGACACCGCGCTGCTGCAGCTGACGAGCGGCTCGACCGCCGACCCCAAGGCCGTGCGGATCACCTACGGGAACCTGTACTCCAACGTCAAGGCCATGGTCGAGCGCGCGGAGTTCGACTTCGACGTCGACGTGATGGTGTCGTGGCTGCCGACGTTCCACGACATGGGGATGGTCGGCTTCCTGACCGTGCCGATGACCTTCGGCGTCGAGCTGGTCAAGATCACGCCGGTCGAGTTCCTCTCCGGGCCGCTGATCTGGCCGGAGCTGATCACGAAGTACCACGGCACCACGACGGCGGCGCCGAACTTCGCGTACGCCATCGTCGGGCGCCGGATGGCCCGCGTCGACTCCGATGACGCCTACGACCTCTCGAAGCTGCGCATCGCGCTGAACGGCGCCGAGCCCATCGACGAGACCGCTGTCCAGACCTTCGTGGACGCCGGAGCCCGGTTCAAGATGCCGGCGGAGTGCGTCTTCCCGGCCTACGGCATGGCCGAAGCGACGCTCGCCGTGTCGTTCGCGCCGCTGTTCACCGGGCTCACCCTCGATGTCGTCGAGGCCGACGCGCTCGAGGCGGACAACCGCGCGGTGCCCGTCCCCGAAGGCGACCCGCGGCGCGGCACCGACGGCGTCCGGTCGTTCGCGCTGCTCGGCCGGCCCCTCGACGGGCTGGAAGCGGAGATCGTCAACGACGCGGGCGAGCGGGTCGGCGAGCGCGAGGTCGGCGAGATCCGGCTGCGCGGCGAGGCCGTGACGCCCGGCTACCTGACCATGGACGGGCCGCTCGACACGCAGGACGCCGAGGGGTGGCTGAACACCGGCGACCTCGGCTACCTGGTGGACGGCCAGATCGTCATCTGCGGCCGCCGCAAGGACGTGATCATCATGGGCGGCCGCAACCTGTACCCGACGGACATCGAGCGCGCGGCGACCTCGGTCGATGGCGTGCGCGCGGGCAACGCGGTGGCGGTCCGGCTGGACGCGGGCAGCCGCCGCGAGCGGTTCGCGGTGGTCGTCGAGTCGAAGCTGGCGGGGGACGCCGAAGCCGAGAAGAACCTGATGAAGCAGGTGTCGGCCCGCGTC
- a CDS encoding (d)CMP kinase — MTRLLGPDEPLGVRQLRRIAVAGPAGSGKSTLVRTLCERLGVPYVSLESFYLGPGWTMRETWEAEVLGFLDGDVWAIEWQGEEVRERMTARLDVLVWLDHPRALVLARVVARTLRRRFGRGPEIAAGNVEGPLRTFFTDREHIVRVAWRYHPILRARVRKVIDENRHPGLVVVRLRGQHQVDSWLRGPVSALLGGR; from the coding sequence GTGACCAGGCTCCTCGGGCCGGACGAGCCCCTCGGCGTGCGGCAGCTCCGGCGGATCGCGGTGGCCGGGCCCGCGGGATCGGGCAAGTCGACCCTGGTGCGGACCCTGTGCGAGCGCTTGGGGGTGCCGTACGTGTCGCTCGAATCCTTCTACCTCGGGCCCGGCTGGACCATGCGGGAGACGTGGGAAGCCGAGGTGCTCGGCTTCCTGGACGGCGACGTCTGGGCCATCGAGTGGCAGGGCGAAGAAGTCCGGGAACGGATGACAGCCCGCCTCGACGTGCTCGTGTGGCTCGACCACCCCCGTGCCCTGGTGCTGGCCCGGGTCGTCGCCCGCACGCTGCGGCGCCGCTTCGGCCGCGGTCCGGAGATCGCGGCGGGGAACGTCGAAGGCCCCTTGCGCACCTTCTTCACCGACCGGGAGCACATCGTGCGGGTCGCATGGCGGTACCACCCGATCCTGCGCGCGCGGGTCCGCAAGGTGATCGACGAGAACCGCCACCCCGGCCTCGTGGTCGTCCGGCTGCGGGGGCAACACCAGGTGGACAGCTGGCTGCGGGGGCCGGTTTCCGCTTTGCTCGGCGGACGTTGA
- a CDS encoding ABC-F family ATP-binding cassette domain-containing protein encodes MANLVNLESVSKSYGVKPLLDGVSLGVAAGQRIGVVGLNGGGKTTLLEVLSGLAEPDSGRVSHVGGLRMAVVTQRTELPDGSTVGEVVLERYGAEHEWAADARVRSIVDGLGITAIGLETPTANLSGGERRRVSLAAALTGELDLVVLDEPTNHLDVEGVQWLADHLLTRRIAVVVVTHDRWFLDTVATLTWEVANGRVEQYEGGYADWIFARAERARLAATAEEKRQNLARKELAWLRRGPQARSSKPRYRIEAAEALIADVPPPRDSVELQAFAKRRLGKTVLELEDTTYRVGERTLLDHVTWRIGPGDRIGLVGINGSGKTSLLKLLGGDVEGSTGRRVEGKTVALAHLRQELDDLPGDLRVLQAIEQVAGRVVFGKQEMTASQLGEKLGFPQARQWTPVADLSGGERRRLQLCRLLMAEPNVLLLDEPTNDLDIDTLQQLEDLLDGWPGTMVVVSHDRYLVERVCDTIVALFGDGRITHLPGGIEEYLNRRALAKEPAAATAPTAAKTEAKKSAADLRAAQKELGRLERKLDQLHAKEEKLHSALLEAATDPAKLMELNAQLKGVQGEIEDVEGRWLETSELLE; translated from the coding sequence ATGGCCAACCTGGTCAATCTCGAGTCGGTGAGCAAGTCCTACGGGGTGAAGCCACTGCTGGACGGCGTTTCCCTCGGCGTCGCGGCCGGGCAGCGCATCGGCGTCGTCGGCCTCAACGGCGGCGGCAAGACCACCCTGCTGGAAGTCCTTTCCGGACTCGCTGAGCCGGATTCCGGGCGGGTGAGCCACGTCGGCGGCCTGCGGATGGCCGTGGTCACCCAGCGGACCGAGCTCCCGGACGGCAGCACGGTCGGCGAAGTGGTGCTCGAACGCTACGGAGCCGAGCACGAATGGGCCGCCGACGCGCGCGTCCGATCCATTGTAGACGGGTTGGGCATCACCGCGATCGGGCTCGAAACGCCCACCGCGAACCTCTCCGGCGGTGAGCGGCGCCGGGTGTCCCTGGCCGCCGCGCTGACCGGCGAGCTCGACCTCGTCGTCCTCGACGAGCCGACCAACCACCTGGACGTCGAAGGTGTCCAATGGCTCGCCGACCACCTGCTGACCCGGCGGATCGCGGTCGTGGTCGTGACGCACGACCGGTGGTTCCTCGACACCGTCGCGACGCTGACGTGGGAGGTCGCGAACGGCCGCGTCGAGCAGTACGAAGGTGGTTACGCCGACTGGATCTTCGCGCGCGCCGAGCGGGCGCGGCTGGCCGCGACGGCCGAGGAGAAGCGGCAGAACCTGGCCCGCAAGGAGCTGGCGTGGCTGCGCCGCGGCCCGCAGGCGCGTTCGTCGAAGCCGCGTTACCGCATCGAGGCGGCCGAAGCGCTGATCGCCGACGTCCCGCCGCCGCGGGATTCCGTCGAACTGCAGGCGTTCGCGAAGCGGCGGCTCGGGAAGACCGTGCTGGAGCTGGAAGACACGACCTACCGGGTCGGCGAGCGGACGCTGCTCGACCACGTCACCTGGCGGATCGGCCCGGGCGACCGGATCGGCCTGGTGGGCATCAACGGCTCGGGCAAGACGTCGCTGCTGAAGCTGCTCGGCGGGGACGTCGAGGGCTCGACCGGCCGCCGGGTCGAGGGCAAGACGGTCGCGCTCGCGCACCTGCGCCAGGAGCTCGACGACCTGCCCGGCGACCTGCGCGTGCTGCAGGCGATCGAGCAGGTGGCCGGGCGCGTGGTGTTCGGCAAGCAGGAGATGACGGCGTCGCAGCTGGGCGAGAAGCTCGGGTTCCCGCAGGCACGCCAGTGGACCCCGGTCGCGGACCTCTCCGGCGGCGAGCGGCGCCGGCTCCAGCTGTGCCGGCTGCTGATGGCCGAGCCGAACGTGCTGCTGCTCGACGAGCCGACGAACGACCTGGACATCGACACGCTGCAGCAGCTGGAGGACCTCCTCGACGGCTGGCCGGGCACGATGGTCGTGGTGTCCCACGACCGCTACCTGGTGGAAAGGGTGTGCGACACGATCGTCGCGTTGTTCGGCGACGGCCGCATCACCCACCTCCCGGGCGGCATCGAGGAGTACCTGAACCGCCGCGCCCTCGCCAAGGAACCGGCGGCCGCGACGGCCCCGACGGCGGCCAAGACCGAGGCGAAGAAGTCGGCGGCCGACCTGCGGGCAGCGCAGAAGGAACTCGGCCGGTTGGAGCGCAAGCTCGACCAGCTGCACGCGAAGGAGGAGAAGCTCCACTCGGCCCTGCTGGAGGCGGCGACGGACCCGGCGAAGCTGATGGAGCTCAACGCGCAGCTGAAGGGCGTCCAGGGCGAGATCGAGGACGTCGAGGGCCGCTGGCTGGAAACGTCCGAGCTGCTGGAGTGA
- a CDS encoding ASCH domain-containing protein codes for MKHAEFAFPGPLRDKLVAAILRGEKTSTTGLVAEYEKYGEELPVVGERELMIDSAGVGVAILETTEVRVLPLSEVDLQHALDEGEGDKSVAEWRAGHTQYWQSAEMRAALEDPEFTVDDTTMVVATRFVIVERIG; via the coding sequence GTGAAGCACGCCGAGTTCGCGTTCCCCGGTCCGCTGCGCGACAAGCTGGTCGCGGCGATCCTGCGCGGGGAGAAGACGTCGACCACCGGCCTGGTCGCCGAATACGAGAAGTACGGCGAAGAACTGCCCGTCGTCGGCGAGCGCGAGCTGATGATCGACTCGGCGGGCGTCGGGGTCGCGATCCTCGAGACCACCGAGGTGCGCGTGCTGCCGCTGTCCGAAGTGGACTTGCAGCACGCGCTCGACGAGGGCGAAGGCGACAAGAGCGTCGCCGAGTGGCGAGCCGGCCACACGCAGTACTGGCAGAGCGCCGAAATGCGGGCCGCGCTGGAAGATCCGGAATTCACCGTGGACGACACGACCATGGTCGTGGCGACCCGGTTCGTCATCGTGGAGAGGATCGGCTGA
- a CDS encoding 4-(cytidine 5'-diphospho)-2-C-methyl-D-erythritol kinase, with amino-acid sequence MLAVVPPPVTVRVPAKVNLHLSVDDLREDGYHELVTVFQALSLTDEVTVAVTEEPGIEVYGEGEGSVPTGPENLAWRAVEALAEHVGRTGEPKVRVVLRKGIPMAGGMAGGSADAAATLVGLASLWNLDVTRDELAEIAAGLGSDVPFALYGGTALGTGRGEQLVPVLSRHTFHWVLAFAAEGLSTPKVFGELDRLRAAGNPPRIGSHTPVVEALASGDPRQLALLLGNDLQAAAVSLRPDLRRTLRAGVNAGALAGTVSGSGPTCAFLCEDAQSAVEVAAELSGAGVCRTVRVAHGPVPGARVVGGDDAPRPAPPRVHA; translated from the coding sequence GTGCTCGCCGTAGTTCCGCCCCCAGTCACCGTCCGGGTCCCGGCCAAGGTGAACCTGCACCTTTCGGTCGACGACCTGCGCGAAGACGGTTACCACGAGCTGGTGACCGTGTTCCAGGCGCTGTCGCTGACCGACGAGGTGACCGTCGCGGTCACCGAAGAGCCCGGCATCGAGGTCTACGGCGAGGGGGAGGGTTCGGTCCCGACCGGCCCCGAGAACCTGGCCTGGCGGGCCGTCGAAGCGCTGGCCGAGCACGTCGGCCGCACCGGTGAACCGAAGGTCCGGGTGGTGCTGCGCAAGGGCATCCCGATGGCCGGCGGCATGGCGGGCGGCAGCGCCGACGCGGCGGCGACGCTCGTCGGGCTGGCGAGCCTCTGGAACCTCGACGTCACCCGCGACGAGCTGGCCGAAATCGCCGCCGGGCTGGGCAGCGACGTCCCGTTCGCGCTCTACGGCGGCACCGCGCTGGGCACCGGCCGCGGTGAGCAGCTGGTCCCGGTGCTTTCGCGGCACACGTTCCACTGGGTGCTGGCCTTCGCCGCCGAAGGGCTGTCGACGCCGAAGGTGTTCGGTGAACTGGACCGCCTGCGCGCGGCCGGCAACCCGCCCCGCATCGGCTCGCACACGCCGGTCGTCGAGGCGCTGGCCTCCGGCGACCCGCGCCAGCTGGCCCTGCTGCTGGGCAACGACCTCCAGGCGGCCGCCGTTTCGCTGCGGCCCGACCTGCGCCGCACGCTCCGGGCAGGCGTCAACGCGGGCGCGCTCGCGGGCACGGTGTCCGGCTCCGGCCCGACGTGCGCGTTCCTCTGCGAAGACGCGCAGTCGGCGGTGGAGGTTGCGGCCGAGCTGTCGGGCGCGGGCGTGTGCCGGACGGTCCGCGTGGCCCACGGCCCGGTCCCCGGCGCCCGCGTCGTCGGCGGGGACGACGCGCCGCGCCCGGCACCGCCGCGGGTGCACGCGTGA
- a CDS encoding ATP-binding cassette domain-containing protein: protein MITVENLSKTFATNGNSVIALRDVSVDVQAGSLFGVVGPAGSGKSVLARCIALQERPDRGVVRLDGLNTGTLDGRRLREIRRQLGVVSTKPELIAERTIAGNIASPLEQLGVDGPQRRSRVGSLLDLVGLTPRAAQRPGELSAGQLRRVAVAKALAAAPAVLLADDPTAGVDPEEAGAVLAVLDRARSELGTTVVITTPDAGVVRRVCDDVAVLEDGTVVERGTVLDLISNPASRTAQALLPAIETVRSQAARYDRSADVVLVGFASVGALLPEAAGRFDVEFATIGGGLTRIGDTPVGRFRLGVRGERADAALAWVAERGGHVTYTARGPQGVAAA from the coding sequence GTGATCACCGTCGAAAACCTGTCCAAAACCTTTGCCACCAACGGAAACTCCGTCATCGCGCTCCGGGACGTGAGCGTCGACGTCCAGGCCGGCTCGCTCTTCGGCGTGGTCGGCCCCGCCGGGTCCGGCAAGTCCGTCCTCGCCCGGTGCATCGCGCTGCAGGAGCGCCCCGACCGCGGCGTCGTCCGCCTCGACGGCCTCAACACCGGCACCCTCGACGGCCGCCGCCTCCGCGAGATCCGCCGCCAGCTCGGCGTCGTCTCGACGAAGCCGGAGCTGATCGCCGAGCGCACCATCGCCGGCAACATCGCCTCCCCGCTCGAGCAGCTCGGCGTCGACGGCCCGCAGCGCCGCAGCCGGGTCGGCTCGCTGCTGGACCTCGTCGGCCTGACCCCGCGCGCCGCGCAGCGTCCCGGCGAGCTGTCCGCCGGTCAGCTGCGCCGCGTCGCGGTCGCGAAGGCCCTGGCGGCGGCCCCCGCCGTGCTGCTCGCCGACGACCCGACCGCCGGCGTCGACCCGGAGGAGGCCGGCGCGGTGCTCGCCGTTCTCGACCGGGCGCGCTCCGAGCTGGGCACCACCGTCGTCATCACGACGCCGGACGCGGGCGTGGTCCGCCGGGTCTGCGACGACGTCGCGGTGCTGGAGGACGGCACGGTCGTCGAGCGCGGCACGGTCCTCGACCTGATCTCGAACCCGGCCAGCCGCACCGCGCAGGCGCTGCTGCCGGCCATCGAGACCGTCCGCTCGCAGGCGGCGCGCTACGACCGCTCGGCCGACGTCGTGCTGGTCGGCTTCGCCTCGGTCGGCGCGCTGCTGCCCGAGGCCGCGGGCCGCTTCGACGTCGAGTTCGCCACCATCGGCGGCGGCCTGACCCGCATCGGCGACACCCCGGTCGGCCGCTTCCGCCTCGGCGTCCGCGGCGAGCGGGCCGACGCGGCGCTGGCGTGGGTCGCCGAGCGCGGCGGCCACGTGACGTACACCGCTCGTGGTCCGCAGGGTGTCGCGGCTGCCTGA
- the rsmA gene encoding 16S rRNA (adenine(1518)-N(6)/adenine(1519)-N(6))-dimethyltransferase RsmA, with the protein MVELLGPAEIRGLAAELDVRPTKKLGQNFVHDPNTVRRIVELADVAPGDVVLEVGPGLGSLTLGLLATGARVVAVEIDPKLAERLPKTVAERGPEVAGNLTVVGADAMRVTREELGEPTALVANLPYNVAVPVVLHLLAEVPSLKSGLVMVQTEVADRMAAGPGSRIYGVPSVKLAWYGSARKVAAVPRSVFWPVPNVDSALVAFERGDTTASEDRDLLFGLVDAAFSQRRKTLRAALAGWAGSAERAGELLTAAGIDPRTRGEQLGVHDFARIAAAR; encoded by the coding sequence GTGGTTGAACTGCTGGGACCTGCCGAGATCCGCGGGCTGGCGGCCGAACTCGACGTGCGGCCGACGAAGAAGCTCGGGCAGAACTTCGTGCACGATCCCAACACCGTCCGCCGGATCGTCGAGCTGGCGGACGTCGCCCCCGGTGACGTCGTCCTCGAAGTCGGGCCCGGGCTCGGGTCGCTGACCCTCGGGCTGCTCGCCACCGGCGCCCGCGTCGTCGCAGTCGAGATCGATCCCAAGCTCGCCGAGCGGCTGCCCAAGACCGTCGCCGAACGCGGGCCCGAGGTCGCGGGGAACCTCACCGTCGTCGGCGCCGACGCCATGCGCGTCACCCGGGAGGAACTGGGTGAGCCGACCGCGCTCGTCGCCAACCTGCCCTACAACGTCGCCGTGCCCGTCGTGCTGCACCTGCTGGCCGAAGTGCCTTCGCTGAAGTCCGGGCTCGTCATGGTGCAGACCGAGGTCGCCGACCGGATGGCCGCCGGCCCCGGCAGCCGGATCTACGGCGTGCCGAGCGTCAAGCTCGCCTGGTACGGCTCCGCGCGCAAGGTCGCCGCCGTGCCACGCTCGGTGTTCTGGCCGGTGCCGAACGTCGATTCCGCGCTCGTCGCGTTCGAACGCGGCGACACGACGGCGTCCGAAGACCGGGACCTGCTCTTCGGCCTGGTGGACGCCGCGTTCTCACAACGCAGGAAGACGCTCCGGGCCGCGCTCGCGGGCTGGGCGGGTTCGGCCGAGCGCGCCGGCGAGCTGCTGACGGCGGCCGGGATCGACCCCCGGACCCGCGGTGAACAGCTCGGCGTGCACGACTTCGCCCGGATCGCCGCCGCGCGTTAG
- a CDS encoding resuscitation-promoting factor gives MTGSRQAGARSAAVLERDFENTAYGQLDFSDDPNITQQDILAALGPDADAMMAEIDVDVDELIRLINAETTYLPPIVIPDGLDEDRTMSPQAKRASLDEGLRETTKIWKRRFLKGAVLSVMISVAGGGAAALAMNKSITVDVDGHQQTVHSFGDTVGEVLEDAGLSVGAHDSLSPSPQAEVGDGGVIKLERGRQLKMIVDGAEHTSWVRATHLGDALSQLGMAGMDKPGTWMSMPKDGELPLQGATVEIKTLKNITLYDGANAPKQVKTTAVTTKEFLGEYKLTLGPEDQAEGGLDVKLTDGAEVHISRTGVSTVKQKESIDPPEQRVDDPDLAKGKTQVEDPGTPGEKEVTYKVTQKNGKEVGRESISEKVITQPKPKIVHVGSKQAPNPEIGDGSAWDRIAQCESGGNWAINTGNGYYGGLQFDKRTWDAYGGDEYAALPNQASREQQIAVAEKVKAGRGGSYSAWPVCGKKA, from the coding sequence GTGACAGGTAGCAGACAGGCTGGAGCGCGCTCCGCGGCCGTCCTCGAGCGCGATTTCGAGAACACTGCGTACGGCCAGCTCGACTTCTCCGACGACCCGAACATCACGCAGCAGGACATCCTCGCCGCGCTCGGCCCGGACGCCGACGCGATGATGGCCGAGATCGACGTCGACGTCGACGAACTGATCCGGCTCATCAACGCCGAGACGACGTACCTGCCGCCGATCGTCATCCCGGACGGGCTCGACGAGGACCGGACCATGTCCCCGCAGGCCAAACGGGCCTCGCTGGACGAGGGTCTGCGCGAGACCACCAAGATCTGGAAGCGCCGGTTCCTCAAGGGCGCCGTCCTCAGCGTCATGATCAGCGTCGCCGGCGGCGGCGCGGCCGCGCTGGCGATGAACAAGAGCATCACCGTCGACGTCGACGGCCACCAGCAGACCGTGCACTCCTTCGGCGACACCGTCGGCGAGGTGCTCGAGGACGCGGGCCTGTCCGTCGGCGCGCACGACTCGCTGTCCCCGTCCCCGCAGGCGGAGGTCGGCGACGGCGGGGTCATCAAGCTCGAGCGCGGCCGCCAGCTGAAGATGATCGTCGACGGCGCGGAGCACACCTCCTGGGTCCGCGCGACCCACCTCGGCGACGCGCTGTCCCAGCTCGGCATGGCCGGCATGGACAAGCCCGGCACGTGGATGTCGATGCCGAAGGACGGTGAGCTGCCCCTGCAGGGCGCGACCGTCGAGATCAAGACCCTGAAGAACATCACCCTGTACGACGGTGCCAACGCGCCGAAGCAGGTGAAGACGACCGCGGTCACGACGAAGGAGTTCCTGGGCGAGTACAAGCTCACCCTGGGCCCGGAGGACCAGGCCGAGGGTGGCCTGGACGTCAAGCTGACCGACGGCGCCGAGGTGCACATCAGCCGCACCGGCGTCTCGACGGTCAAGCAGAAGGAGAGCATCGACCCGCCCGAGCAGCGCGTCGACGACCCCGACCTGGCCAAGGGCAAGACGCAGGTCGAGGACCCCGGCACGCCCGGCGAGAAGGAAGTGACCTACAAGGTCACGCAGAAGAACGGCAAAGAGGTCGGCCGGGAGAGCATCTCCGAGAAGGTCATCACCCAGCCGAAGCCGAAGATCGTCCACGTCGGCTCCAAGCAGGCCCCGAACCCGGAGATCGGCGACGGCTCCGCGTGGGACCGCATCGCGCAGTGCGAGTCGGGCGGCAACTGGGCCATCAACACCGGCAACGGCTACTACGGCGGCCTCCAGTTCGACAAGCGCACGTGGGACGCCTACGGCGGCGACGAGTACGCCGCGCTGCCGAACCAGGCCTCGCGTGAGCAGCAGATCGCGGTCGCGGAGAAGGTCAAGGCCGGCCGCGGCGGCAGCTACAGCGCCTGGCCGGTCTGCGGCAAGAAGGCCTGA
- a CDS encoding TatD family hydrolase → MGDEKRELPPVPDRLPVSVVDAHTHLDACGAVTAADVTAMVDRAERAGVARVVTVADDLASARWAVEAAGWDRRVFAAVAIHPTRTKEFGEAERAEVERLAAGDRVVAVGETGLDYYWDYSPHDAQQEAFRWHIDLAKRLGKPLMIHDREAHDDVLRILAEEGAPNAVIFHCFSGDAEMARKCVDAGYVLSFAGTVTFKNAKGLHDAARLCPSGQYLVETDAPFLTPHPFRGRPNEPFGAAYTVRHLAALRGEAVHEVAESVRTTAERIYRLPSVTTG, encoded by the coding sequence ATGGGTGACGAGAAGCGCGAGCTGCCGCCGGTCCCGGACCGGCTCCCGGTGTCGGTGGTGGACGCGCACACCCATCTCGACGCGTGCGGCGCGGTCACCGCGGCCGATGTCACGGCCATGGTCGACCGCGCCGAGCGCGCCGGCGTCGCCCGCGTCGTCACGGTCGCGGACGACCTCGCCTCGGCTCGCTGGGCCGTCGAGGCGGCGGGCTGGGACCGGCGCGTCTTCGCCGCGGTCGCGATCCACCCGACCCGGACCAAGGAGTTCGGCGAGGCCGAGCGGGCCGAGGTGGAACGCCTGGCGGCCGGCGACCGCGTGGTCGCCGTCGGCGAGACCGGCCTCGACTACTACTGGGACTACTCGCCGCACGACGCCCAGCAGGAGGCGTTCCGCTGGCACATCGACCTCGCGAAGCGGCTGGGCAAGCCGCTGATGATCCACGACCGCGAGGCCCACGACGACGTGCTGCGCATCTTGGCCGAAGAGGGTGCGCCGAATGCCGTAATCTTCCATTGTTTTTCCGGGGACGCGGAAATGGCCCGCAAGTGCGTCGATGCGGGATATGTCCTTTCCTTCGCGGGCACCGTCACGTTCAAGAACGCGAAAGGCCTCCACGACGCGGCCCGCCTCTGCCCATCCGGGCAGTACCTCGTCGAGACCGACGCGCCGTTCCTGACCCCCCACCCGTTCCGTGGGCGGCCGAACGAGCCGTTCGGCGCCGCCTACACCGTCCGTCACCTCGCGGCGCTCAGGGGCGAAGCTGTCCACGAAGTCGCCGAATCGGTCCGGACCACCGCCGAGCGGATCTACCGACTCCCCAGTGTCACAACGGGTTGA